A genomic stretch from Pieris napi chromosome 18, ilPieNapi1.2, whole genome shotgun sequence includes:
- the LOC125058557 gene encoding uncharacterized protein LOC125058557, with protein MPSAKEIDPRHSYAEEKFDNLLKYTTYMNARIKEPHNPTERREILETAEKKLFTFVDSHIKDLKRLLFATDMALMSMVLLKLNKKMDTSEAKIKSTQAKIPFGLYTSPEFKCLGTSYYVASAHNQEDVQMILSSERKPHCYTFRGAFAFSGFYHRHSETTYVGPHAEQFQAKDPSQGLYCHSDDSWSDAQCIYKINPREEFPESVEYEPKVSYWCGPYRYFIPATTDIRCIFSIFSMNFILRFGYDGVTYKSSDLSFMYQNGQVFYTDEPWAGMSCWNWACKWRHNQNQRSNEFFVN; from the exons ATGCCAAGCGCAAAAGAAATAGATCCGAGACACAGCTACGCAGAAGAGAAATTCGACAATCTTCTGAAGTACACGACTTATATGAACGCACGGATTAAGGAGCCGCATAATCCA acAGAGCGACGGGAAATATTGGAAACGGCTGAAAAGAAGCTTTTTACCTTCGTCGACAGTCACATTAAGGACCTGAAGAGGCTGCTCTTCGCCACTGACATGGCGCTCATGTCTATGGTACTGCTGAAATTGAACAAGAAGATGGACACGTCGGAGGCGAAAATTAAATCGACCCAGGCGAAGATACCATTTGGATTGTACACGAGTCCAG AGTTCAAATGTCTGGGAACATCATACTACGTGGCGTCCGCACACAACCAAGAAGACGTCCAAATGATTTTGTCGAGTGAAAGAAAACCGCACTGCTATACTTTTAGAG GCGCATTTGCGTTCTCCGGCTTCTACCATAGACACTCAGAGACGACGTATGTTGGGCCTCATGCGGAACAATTTCAGGCAAAGGATCCGAGCCAAGGTCTCTACTGCCACTCTGATGATAGCTGGAGTGACGCGCAGTGCATTTATAA AATAAATCCGCGCGAAGAATTCCCTGAATCCGTCGAGTATGAACCGAAAGTGTCCTACTGGTGCGGTCCGTACCGGTACTTCATCCCAGCCACGACTGACATACGCTGTATTTTCTCTATATTCTCTATGAATTTCATTCTGAGATTTGGGTATGATGGCGTGACGTATAAAAGCTCGGATCTGTCATTT ATGTACCAAAACGGACAAGTGTTTTACACGGACGAGCCGTGGGCTGGAATGTCCTGTTGGAACTGGGCCTGCAAATGGAGACACAATCAGAACCAGCGATCCAACGAGttctttgttaattaa